The Nitrospira sp. genome segment GGGCATCGGAGAAAAAAGAGGGAGGGGTTCGGACCTTCGAAGTCATCCCCCGACGAGTCTCTTCGGTTGAAGATTTAATCGGCGGGGGATTCAGCACGTTGACCACAAAGGAGAGGCAGGGAAGAGTGCAGGGACAGGCGGTATGGAGGGACGGTGTTTGGCATGTCATGATGCACCGCCCCCTGGTGAGCGAAGAACAAGAGAATGAAGCCACCCTCGTTCCTGGTCGAGTGCAGACCGTTTCATTCGCCGTGTGGAATGGAGAAAACAAGGAGCGAAACGGCCAGAAGGCTGTGGCGCCATGGTTTCAACTCAGCATCGATCCTGTCGCCAGATTGTAGCAGGGCAATGAAAAATCCCATTTATGACGATGTGTCTTGTATGGAAGCGTTGTTCTCGGGACTGAGCGGTGGCCGCCCGTGGAGAGGCGAGATCGTGAGTTCTCGTATTGTCTGGGGAATGGTCCTGTTCTGTGGGCTTGTCTGTTGTGGGATGGAGAGCGTCCAGGCTGCGATGCAGAATGGTGCGATGACCGAGGATGAGGCGTCCAAGCTGGGAGAAGAGTTTGGGATTGTTGTCGGCGCCGTCGATGAAGAGATTCAAAAAGAGCTTAAACTGCAGAAACCGCAGGGCGTTGCTGTGTTCGAGGTCATCGGGAATTCACGCGCGGACTATGCAGGCATCAAGGTTCGGTCCGTCATTAAGGAGATCGATAAGCAGGAAATTCGAAACATGACGGATTTCGGTCTGGCCATTAAGAAAGCGATGAAAGAGTGCAACTTTACCGTCGGAACCTATGAGCCTGCAGATCCAGGCGATCCGGTCGGCTGGGGGGTTAATTTTCATTTTGTCGGCTGTAAGCGAGATTAGTGACGGTCGTGATGAGTGGTGTGATGGGACATGGCCGGTTGTGGCGACGACGAGGCGCGGCAATGGCCGTCTGTCTTCTGAGCCTCATCGGCGTGCCGAGCACCAATCATGAACGAGCAATCGCTCAAGGAGCGGATGGTCAGTCTCCGGCCGACTGGGTGGCAGAAATCGAGAAGGTCTTCATCCGTTCTGAAGAATGCAAGCAATGTCATGAGCGTCATTACGAAGAGTGGAAGGGTGCCAGAGAGCAGACGCCGGACCTGAAGACCTTTGGCCGTGTGGATGCCGCTCTTCTTCACGGCACGTCGTTGGCGTCACCTGTATTTCGAACCGTGCTGGGTCTTTGGAGGCAGACGAATCCCACGCCTGATGAACAACGCCGCTGCCTGTCGTGCCATGTGCCTTCCATCAACGCATTTCCCCAGCATGCCGAGAAGATTGCGATGCAAGTGATTGCCGGCACGCCAAAAATTGAAGGAATCGGCTGTGCGGCCTGCCATCTGATGAACGGGATCGAAAAGGGTTTGAACTCACCGCCGACATTCACATTGCAGTTGGGGAACACATTCTACGGTCCATATGCCCATCCCGAGGAGAACCTTGTCCACCCCGCTGCACAGTCCGACCGGTTCCGTGAGGTCAGCTTTTGTGCCTCCTGTCATTTCGATAAGGTGAAAGATGTGACGCAGAAGAATCTGTCTGGAGAAATTCTTCAGGGCACGGTTTGTCAGGATTGCCACATGGAGCCATCGACCGGGAGCTCCACCTCTAAACGTGGTGCGCTGACTAGACCCATCGGGCGCCATTGGTTTCGTGGGGTCGTCGCTTCCGGTACCATGCTCAAGAATCGGAACCTACAGGCCGAGTGGATGCCTCGGATTGATATTGAAGTGACGAAGATCGATACGCCGGTGGAGGGAACCGGAATCGTGAAGGTCGGCAGTCTCCCGCACAGTTTCCCCGATGGGGATCCGGTATTGAAACAGTTCTTTCTGACTGTCACGGCGAAGGATGAAACGGGCAAAGTATTAGCGGAAGAGACGAAACAGTTTGGGTTGTCGTACGACAAAATCCTTCGCGGTCCGATTCCTGATCCCTTCATTAAGGGCGGGAACACGAGGAAGGTCCCATTTTCGCTGACGCTCCCGGCCGGCCCCGCCGCCGCGTCGATAGAAGCCGTACTGACCTATTCGCTTCTTCCTACGCCCGATCCTCTCCTGCTGGAACGATATCTTGCGACTCTGCAGACCGACACAGAGCGGGAGGAGGCGAGAAAAATCATTCAGGAATATACGCAGCGGCGCTTTCTGACGTATCGTGTCAAATCACTCTTCTAGCAGAATGTTGAAAAAGTCCTCCAGCATCGTTCTCGCATCGCTCAGAGGCTCAACGTACCGAAGCGTACGCCTCGCCTCTTCGCTCGCTGCGGCCTTGGCCGGTGGAATGCGCGGTCTGGCCGCGCTGGGATGGGCGGGTGAGAATGAAGGCCTTTTTGAACATTCTGCGGTCCGGCTCAGTTTTATCGTAATAATTGGGGCGGCTGTGTTATCTGACGGTGCGTTCACATCCGTGTCCGCTCAGAACGTCACCGGTCAGTCATTGATTGAAAAAACCTTCCCTCATTCCACCAAATGCAAACGGTGTCACGAACGCGTGTACGAGGAGTGGGAAACCTCTCCTATGGCCAAGTCCATCCATTCCCCGGCGTTCCGCGCCTCGCTTGATATTTACTTGAATTCAACGATGGGAAAAGACAAGACGCTGTGTTTTCGTTGCCATGCCCCGCATGTGCGAGAGTTTTCGGATCATGCGCAGCTCTTTGTGGATCAAGCGAAAGCGGGCGACCCCTCCTTGGATGGCGTAGCCTGCAGCCAGTGTCACCTGATCAAGTCTCTGGATCTGGGTAGACATCCCCCGGAACCGAAGTATGAGATTGGGAGCAAAACTCTCTATGGGCCCTACGGTGACTTCGTTCAGAACCTGGCCCATCAGTCCATGGAACTGAACCTGTTTCAAAAGTCGGACCTTTGTTTGAATTGTCATCAGTCAGTGCCTTCAGCGACGAACTTGGGTAAGGCCAACGACTTGCTCGGGAATTGGGACCAGAGCCGAGCCGTCAAGTCCGGCAAAGAATGTCAGACGTGCCACATGCCGCAGCAGGTCGGTGAGTCAGCCAATGGAGAAAAGAAACGTAAGATTGCAAACCATACGTTTCCCGGGCGCGTCGGTAAGCTTCGACAAGAAGCGGCGAAACTGGACGTGCAGACAAAGGTCGACGGGGACAAGACGACGGTCATGGTAAAAGTCCAAAGCCTGGTGCCGCACAACCTGCCGACCACTCATCCGGCTTGGGCTACGGTGGTATTAGGCCTTGAGGTCAAGGGTAAGAACCTCAAAACGGTATTTTCCGATAAGCGTGTCTACGGTCGAACGTATCTGGATGCCCAAGGACAGAAGACCGTGTTCGACTTCGAAGCAGTGAAGGTGGCCGAAGACACGGTCCTGAAGCCCGAAGAGCCCAGAGAAGAAACATTCACGTTCCCGACACCGAAAGATACTAAGACGTTCGACGTCGAAGTCGGATTGAATTACGCTCCATTGACTGGCCCTGCCTCATTCCTCGAACGGGTCGAAGCCGAATCCTCAAAGGGATCGCAGGATCCGGTGTTCCAGCCAATCGAAATCGTCAAGCGGACGGAGAACGTACCGGTTGGTAAGTAGTTGAGCAGGCGTGAAACGTCAAAGGTAAGACGCGAAATCTGACGGATTTGAATCTGTTTGATGCTGAGGTGTACTGAGCCCATGCCCTTCAACCTCCCTCTCAAAGATATGAGCCTCCACGAGAAGCTTGCCGCGATGGAGTCTTTGTGGGAAGACATTGCCCGTACCCCGGAAGCCATCGAGTCCCCTGCCTGGCACAAAGACATCCTTAATGAGCGTCGCCAACGACTCGATGAAGGACAAGCTCACTTCATCGATTGGGAGGCCGCCAAAGCGGATATCCGAAACAAGGGTTTGTGAGGATCAAGATCCTGGACGAGGCCCAGGATGATTTAATCCGGGGCTCTCGTTTCTATGAGGCCCGGGAATCCGGTCTTGGGGCCTACTTTCTAGACTGCTTGTTCTCAGATATTGATTCTCTTCTCTTGTGCGGCGGAATCCATCAAGTCGTATATGGTCATCACCGTTGCCTCTCCAAGCGCTTCCCGTTCGCCATTTACTCCAGCGTGGAGGAAGACATCGTTTATGTGCATGCTGTATTGGATTGTCGCAGAAATCCCTTATGGATCAGGAAACGATTGAATAGAGAGGGCTAATCAGGCTCTCCAGCCAAGAACAGAAATCGTGCGGAGACTGAAAAAACCCAGGAACCATTGATTGCTCCTGCCCGCGGTAGATAGCGGAGGTTTATTTTACGTCTTGTAGGGCCGTTGCAGTAGGGGTTTCCAGGATAGTGAGGATAGAACTCATGCGTTCCATTTTGGTGATATGTGCACTCATAGCGCTGAGCTGCATGTTCGAACACGAAATTCGAGCGGAACAGATCTCCCAGGCTGACTTCGTTCAGTACCGAGATGAAAGATACAGATTCAGTATCCATTATCCCCGTTCATGGTCCAAGGTAGAGGCTACTCATGCGCAGACTCGACTCAAAGCTGTGAGTGATGGCGGTTCGGGTGGCGATGACTTGAGCGTAGTTGTCACCACGGTGCCTGGGTCAGAAAACGAAACACCCGAAGAGTTTCTTAAGTCGATAGATGCGAAAGCATACTTGAACTATTTGCGCGAAAATGTGCCGGGCGCAAAGCTGATGGAGCATGGGCCCACCAGCCTTAGCAATCAGGCCGCGTACTACTTCATAACGGATCTGACTCATCGTGTTATGGGAATAGAAGTGCCGATGCGTCAGCTCCAGTTTCAAACTGTGCGCAAGGGCAACGTGTACACAATCACCTTCCGGACCGATCCCGAGCAGTTCCCGGGAAAATTCACACTTTTCAAACTCATGGCAGCAGGGTTTGTGCTCTGGCCAGAAGTGCCAGCAACGAGATGATGATCATGGTGGCAGGTCTGCCAGCAGCGAGACTCTTGCCACGGTTAGGTGCTGGAAAATTTCCATTCTCATAATTATGTTTTTCAGGATCAATTGTGAGATTTCTGCCACGTGGGCTTTTGTCTTTCTGTGTTGAGTGATGTGGCACACCCCAAGGCTGTCATGGAAATTGTAATAGACAAGAGCTATTTACAAGGTGCTTCCCCGGACAAAATTCGCGACCTATGTGCTGAGCATACGGTTCTGTTTATCGAGACACTGCTGTACGAGCTTCTGACTACCGAGGCGGCAATACAGAGGACGTGTTTTGACAAGCTTTCTGAGGAAAATGATAACGTCATAGTTGTCCCATGCACCGGCCCGTTGTTTCGGCATGAGATGGAGTGCCAGCGGCCAGCCTCGCCGTTGATCGACCACCGGGTGCAGATTACATTTCAGAGTCTCGTTGACGGAGTATTCTCTCGTCCCCTGAACGATCACCCAGCGTTAGCTAAGTGGAGACTTGAGGTGCAGCGGGAGATCGATACGTTTCATCAGGTGGCGACAGGGATAGCAGAATGGTGTCCGGCTTTACTGAATGCGCCAGGCCAGGTGCTCAGCGAGGCATGTAACGACCTAAAACGACAGGCATGTACTGACGTCGATGTCGTTCGCAAGATCTACCGAAGCCTCGATCTTGAAGGCTTCCCTCGTGCGACGCTACTTGATTCATCCTGGGCCTTGTTTCGCTGGGTACAAATGCATCTCCTGTTCGGCTTGGACTACATCCGACGCTATGGTTTTGCCGATCTTGCCGCAGTACCAAAGCGACTAGAGCATGATGTCCACGATCTTCAGTACGCCTTATTCGGGACCCTTTGTGGTGCGCTTGCAACAAAAGACACGGAGGTCGCACAGAACTTCAAACTTGCATGTTCGGATGGCGCATTGCTGTTGTGAGAGGCCACACAACCGACTCTAAAACCTGTCTGCGGTGTGCAGAAACAAAGCTGAGGATAATGGGGATCGGATCTTGTTCCGTGCATCACCAAATTATGAGTCTCCTTCAGTGTTCCAGCAGTCCAGGAACAGGAGTTTGATGGGTTTATTGGTGTGTGAGTAAACGCACAAATTCAGCGGCTGAAATAACAGGGACGCCGCTGTGGTTCGTCTTGAATCCAGCTCGGACTTGCCAGTAGACTTACCTGACGGTATCGTGAGCTGACACCCCATCTATCGACCGGTCTCCATCCGGGGGTTTTTATGGAAGTCCAGTATCTGAGTCGTGACCCGGAAATCATGAGCGGCGCCCTCTGTTTCATGGGAACCCGTGTGCTGGTTCAATCCCTGTTTGATTACCTGGAGGGGAGCTCATCGTTGGAGGAATTTCTGAAGGACTTCCCCTCAGTCTCTCGTGAAGCAGCCGTAGCCGTGCTCGAGGTGGCGAAGGAGCGTCTTTTCGCTCATGCGCCTGCTGCTTGACGAGTCCGTCCCGCGCCGTTTTCTCCAGGCACTACGCGCACACACTGTCAAGACTGCTGTGGAGATGGGGTGGGGCGGGAGAAAGAACGGTGAGCTGTTAGCACTCGCAGCTACCGAGTTCGAGGCATTCATTACGGTTGATCAAAACCTTCCTTACCAACAGAATATTTCGACTCTTCCCATCGCGGTCGTTGTGCTCGTAGCCCCGTCTAATGAGCTGCAGGCCCTGCTCCCCCTTGTACCACGTCTTGAGGAGGCACTTGCGACGTTGCGGCCGAGATCGCTTGTTCAGATCAGAACATAGCGGGGGCACAATGAAATAGAGGCCCAGAATTGATTGGCTCATCCCTGGATGGTCCCAATCACGATGGCATTGGCGACGAATCGGCCGTAGGGCACGTCGCGGCATTGCTCCCAATCCGACTCGATCCAATAATTCTGCTTTGAAATCCGCTTGAGAAAATGCTGGGTCGTGAATGGGCTCTTGCCGCTGTTCTGCAAATAATCGAAGTAGCGGTTGTAGCCGATGGGCAGGCTGGCCACGAGTTGGCCGGACGGGGCCAGGCAGGTGGATCGCAGATGATCAATTGCCTGCAGCAGTTTGATTGGCTTCTGGGGCTGTTCGTCCCAGCCGACATGCTCCAAGGTTGAGATGCTGATAATCAGATCATATTTATCCTGAGGGGCAAACTCGACGATATCCCGATTGATGATGCCGGAGCTGACTTCATATTTGTCGACGACGTCATGATGAATGGGGAAATAGTGAGATAAGACGTTGCCCACTTCGAGCACCCGCTTACCTTCATGTTTCAAAAGGAGTTCACGGAAGATGGGGATCTCGACGCCGCGCTCGTTCTTCCAGGTTTTGTTGTACATGTGGTACAGGTACTCGTACGTCTTGTCGTCGAAATGGAAAGTCTTGGTCCGCATGAAGCGGGTCAGCGTCATCTTCATGAGACGCCAGTATCGCCTGAATGCGCTTTCACCGGCTGAGGCTCTTGTGTAATCGTAGGTATAGGACAAGAACGTCCTGCTTCGAGAGATTACTCGAAGATGATGCGAGATCCGGGTGATTTCATTTTGAAGATCTGCAAGGCATTGTAGATACCCTTGGCTGGGTGGTTCAGGATCAGGCGAGAATTGGTGATATGAGTATCGAGGAGCTCGTATTGTCCACCACTGTAATAGAGGTCGCAGTCGTCGATCTGACAGTTCTTGTAGACGTGATTGTCCAATGCCAGTTGCGCCTTGGAAAAGGTTTGCCCGTCAATAATGATGTAATTCGGTTCCAACCCCATTCCGCCTGTCTCCGCGGCGCACTATAGCAAGTCTCTCCTTGAACAGCAAACCAACGTTCGGTCATGACTTCGCGGGACTCACGCCTCGTTATCGATTCTCCAACCGGTTGAAGTCGAGCAGCCCCGCTCCGAGCGGGTCGATCCGCCTGTAGATCTCGTGGATCCCATAGACATAGTCCTTGACCGACTGGTGGGCATCTCGGTACCAGAAGTCCCGTTCCCGCTCCCGTTCCTTGCCGGGGAGCAGCATCAGGAAGTTGAATTCCCCCTCCATCCGCAAGAAATCCATGTAGAGGCGCGTGTCGAGCCGGTGTCCGGCGAAGCATAGACGTCGAAGCCGGCCACGAGTAGATAGTAAATTCGCTCGAGCAGATCGTAGGACAGGAGCCAGGCGGTTTTTGGATCGTCGCCGACCAGGCCTTGTACCACAGAGGCGCTGTCGGCGTGGCGGAACACGGTGAGGGCTGTGTTACGGTTCCGTCCCCGCCCGTTCCAGACAAAGGACAGGTCGTGCGCCTCGTGTTCGACTCTGAGGTCTTCAAGATAGGCTTGCTTGGCTTTGAGGAATTCGTTTTGCGTACGGGAGTATTTCAGCCAGGAGGCCAGGCCGAGTCGGCTTGTTCCTTCGGTGGTCGGCAGGTAGAGATGTTTGCTCGTCCTCGCCAGGAATTCCTCGTTCTTGTCGAGCACAGCGCTGTCCGGGTCCACGAAGAAAATCCAGAACCGATCATCGATGGCGGTGAGCGCGATGGTTCCGCGGCAGACCGGCCCCTTGATGAACAACATGACAAAGGCAAGGGCATCGTCGAGCAGAAACCGGTAACGTGAGCGGACCGGCAGGTCGCGGAACGCGACAAAAGGGTTCGAGACTACGGCGGCCTCATAGGTGGGCAGCGCTTGGACGTTGTACGGCTGGTCAAGGAACAGTTCGGTATAATGCTGTTTCCGTGAGGTATTGAGCACGTAGGGGGTGTGTAGCTTGGTCAGGAAGCTGCCACGCACCGGCTCGAGACGATAGTAGACGCGGGTCACTCCAGGGTCGTCATAGGGCCGACGTGTCACGATCGGGTCGATGGGCTGACCTGGTGCCGAACGAGACCGTATGAGGCGAAACCACTGCCGATCGGGTAGCTCGTCGAAATAGAGATGGGTTGACCTCGATTGTCAATAGTGGACGGCTGCACTGCCGGCCGTCGTGGGAGGAGGCGCGGCCGGTTCACCGGCGTGCGCCGGTCCTGATGACGTAGAGCGTGCGCATCCGGTCAGGCTCCACAAAAGAAGGCTCAGAAATAACCAGCCGGCTGTGGCGAGGCAAGGGGGTCGGATCACACCGAGAACTTCGTCCCGTCCTCGGCATGACCTTTGTCTCCCATCGTTGCTCTCCCCTCCGTTCCGCAGCTGACCGGAGACTGTAATATAACGCAGTGAGAAATAGCCGAGCCCTGGCGCTGGCCCCGTTTCGAGACAACGCTTCATCGGAGCAGAAGACGGCTTCGACCGTCTGTTCCGGCTGACGAGGGGAGGCGCATGTATTCGGAGGCAGGAACCGGAGTGAGCTGTGCACCCTTCTCCAATTTACATAAGTGGCGTGCTCTCACCAAGAGGAGCTGCTGAGGCACATAACAAATGGAAAGAACTCTAGTTCGGGACGATTCGGGATATGTTGCCACCCTTGGTCAGAATATAGAGCTCTCCCGAGCCATCCTGGCCAAAACTGGTGATGGAAGAAGCAGCCAGCAGGGGCCACTC includes the following:
- a CDS encoding multiheme c-type cytochrome, giving the protein MAVCLLSLIGVPSTNHERAIAQGADGQSPADWVAEIEKVFIRSEECKQCHERHYEEWKGAREQTPDLKTFGRVDAALLHGTSLASPVFRTVLGLWRQTNPTPDEQRRCLSCHVPSINAFPQHAEKIAMQVIAGTPKIEGIGCAACHLMNGIEKGLNSPPTFTLQLGNTFYGPYAHPEENLVHPAAQSDRFREVSFCASCHFDKVKDVTQKNLSGEILQGTVCQDCHMEPSTGSSTSKRGALTRPIGRHWFRGVVASGTMLKNRNLQAEWMPRIDIEVTKIDTPVEGTGIVKVGSLPHSFPDGDPVLKQFFLTVTAKDETGKVLAEETKQFGLSYDKILRGPIPDPFIKGGNTRKVPFSLTLPAGPAAASIEAVLTYSLLPTPDPLLLERYLATLQTDTEREEARKIIQEYTQRRFLTYRVKSLF
- a CDS encoding fatty acid cis/trans isomerase, with amino-acid sequence MEGEFNFLMLLPGKERERERDFWYRDAHQSVKDYVYGIHEIYRRIDPLGAGLLDFNRLENR
- a CDS encoding addiction module protein, yielding MPFNLPLKDMSLHEKLAAMESLWEDIARTPEAIESPAWHKDILNERRQRLDEGQAHFIDWEAAKADIRNKGL
- a CDS encoding PsbP-related protein yields the protein MRSILVICALIALSCMFEHEIRAEQISQADFVQYRDERYRFSIHYPRSWSKVEATHAQTRLKAVSDGGSGGDDLSVVVTTVPGSENETPEEFLKSIDAKAYLNYLRENVPGAKLMEHGPTSLSNQAAYYFITDLTHRVMGIEVPMRQLQFQTVRKGNVYTITFRTDPEQFPGKFTLFKLMAAGFVLWPEVPATR
- a CDS encoding DUF433 domain-containing protein, with the protein product MEVQYLSRDPEIMSGALCFMGTRVLVQSLFDYLEGSSSLEEFLKDFPSVSREAAVAVLEVAKERLFAHAPAA
- a CDS encoding multiheme c-type cytochrome; its protein translation is MLKKSSSIVLASLRGSTYRSVRLASSLAAALAGGMRGLAALGWAGENEGLFEHSAVRLSFIVIIGAAVLSDGAFTSVSAQNVTGQSLIEKTFPHSTKCKRCHERVYEEWETSPMAKSIHSPAFRASLDIYLNSTMGKDKTLCFRCHAPHVREFSDHAQLFVDQAKAGDPSLDGVACSQCHLIKSLDLGRHPPEPKYEIGSKTLYGPYGDFVQNLAHQSMELNLFQKSDLCLNCHQSVPSATNLGKANDLLGNWDQSRAVKSGKECQTCHMPQQVGESANGEKKRKIANHTFPGRVGKLRQEAAKLDVQTKVDGDKTTVMVKVQSLVPHNLPTTHPAWATVVLGLEVKGKNLKTVFSDKRVYGRTYLDAQGQKTVFDFEAVKVAEDTVLKPEEPREETFTFPTPKDTKTFDVEVGLNYAPLTGPASFLERVEAESSKGSQDPVFQPIEIVKRTENVPVGK
- a CDS encoding PDZ domain-containing protein yields the protein MKNPIYDDVSCMEALFSGLSGGRPWRGEIVSSRIVWGMVLFCGLVCCGMESVQAAMQNGAMTEDEASKLGEEFGIVVGAVDEEIQKELKLQKPQGVAVFEVIGNSRADYAGIKVRSVIKEIDKQEIRNMTDFGLAIKKAMKECNFTVGTYEPADPGDPVGWGVNFHFVGCKRD